CTCGTTCGGAGTGACCCCCTGCTGCTTGGCCAGCCGGATGTTGACCGGCCCCAGGTTCCTGGCCCCGCTCCATATCGCGCAGCACAGCGGCCGGCCGCAGGTGTCGCAGCCCCCCGCGCTCCCGGAGCGCTCTATGAACGTGAAGCGCCGCAGCGCGGCCCGCACCCCGTAGCGGCGCTCTATCCCCTCGCGCACGGGGGAGAGGTCGGCCTCCCGGTCGGCCTGGTACTTGACCTCCACGTAGGAGCCGTCCAGCGAGAGGTCGCAACCGATGAAGAACACCTTCTCTATTCGGTGGTCGCGGGCGAGCTTCCGGGCCTCCTCGCGGATCTCCCGTCCCTTCTCCCGGTGCTCGTCGTCCCGGCGCAGATCCTCCCGGGTGGCCAGGCGCAGGATGTTGTAGGGCCGGGTGTGGGGCTGGCGGCGGCGCGGGGTGAGGGCCACCTTCCCGATGAACTCACCGAGCTCGGTCTCGACGACGACCCTGTAGCCGACGCGCAGGTCGAGGTCCCGGGCGTAGCACAACCGGGGCGTCCTCCACCCCGGGATCCTGACGTCTACCAGCCGGGGGAGTTCCCGGACGTCTTCCGCCGCAACTCCGATAGGGTCACCTCCAGAATAGCCTCCGGTGAGACATTATACGCAAGGTCGAAGGCGGCTTCTCCGGCCCGGACGGCGGCTTCCGCCCAGTCCACCCCCTCCCGCTCGCGGACGACCCGGCGCAGCTCTTCCTCGCGATCGATGTTGATGACGAGCTCCGGGGCTCCGGCGGCTATGGCGGCGGCGTCCCGGTAGACGGTAGAGAGCAGCCCGAGCGCCTCCCTCACCGCCCCGTCGCGGGCCGCCCTCCCCGCGCGCCGGGCCCGCTCCCGCGCCGCCCGGTCGGGCCCCTCCACGGCGGAGAGAGCCTCCCTCTCCCGCTTCTCCCCGACCTTCCCGGCGAGCCCCGCTATCCTGCCCGCCGCCCGGTGCACGTCCTCGAAGTCCCGCAGGGGCCCGAGGACCGCGTCCAGCACGGCTTCCCGAAGCTCCTGGAGCTCCCTCTCCTCCGCGTAGCGGAGCGCGAGCCCGACGCTCCCCCGGCCGAGCGCTGCGGCGAGGTCGGGCTCCCTGCAGCCCCGCTCCGCCAGAAAGCGGGCAACCTCCTCCCGGGGGACGGGATCGAAGCGCAGAGACTGGGCCCGGGAGGCTATGGTCGGGAGAACGGCCCCCCGGGAGGCGGCGAGCAGCAGGAAGACGACACCGCCCTCCGGCTCCTCCAGGGTCTTGAGCAGGGCGTTCGCGGCCTGCACGTTGAGCGTGTCCGCACGCAGGACGAAGACCCGCCGCTCCCCCTCGAAGGGCCGGCTGGCCGCCAGGCGCAGCACCTCCCGCACCTGACCTATGGTGGTGAAGGCCCCTTCGGGCTCGACCTCGGTGAGGTCCGGGTGCAGGCCGCGCAGCGCCCGTTCGAACGCCGCCGCCTCCCCGCCCGTCACGAGCGCCGCTCCGAAGCGCCGGGCGACGGTGCGCTTGCCGACCCCTTCGGGACCGTGGAAGAGGTAGGCGTGGGGGATCTCCCCGGAGCGCAGCGCACGCTCCAGTACGCTCTGCACCACCCGGTTACCGACTATCCCCTCGAAGACCTGCGTCCCGCTCAACCCCCGCGAGTATACCCGCGCAGCTCCCGCGCCACCATCTCGGTGAGCTCGGAGGGCGGGAGGGTCCCGTCGAGGATGCGGACCCGCCCCGGATCACGGCGGGCGATCTCCTCGAACCCCTCCTCGACCCGGCGCATGAAGCCGCTGCCGGAGCGTTCGATCCTGTCGGGCGGCACCCCGGAGGCCCGGGCCCGGCGCAGGCGCTCCTCCTCCCCCACTCGGAGGTAGAAGGTGACGTCCGGCACGAGATCCCCGACGGCCCAGAGGTTGAGCCGGCGGACGTTCTCCATCCCGAGACCGCGACCGCGGCCCTGGTAGGCGAGGCTGGAGTCCAGAAAGCGCTCGCAGATCACGGCCTCTCCCCGCTCGAGGGCCGGCAGGATGAGGAGCCGCACGTGGTCCGCCCGGGCGGCGGCGTAGAGGTAGGCCTCGGTCCAGGGGTCCATCTCACCCCGCGGATCCAGCAGCAGCTCCCGGATCCTCTCGGCGGCCGGGGTGCCGCCCGGCTCCCGGCTGAAGCGTACGGGCATCCCGGCCCCCCGAAGCCTCTCTCCGAGCCCCCGCACCAGGGTGGACTTGCCGCAGAAGTCCACCCCCTCC
The Rubrobacter xylanophilus genome window above contains:
- the ricT gene encoding regulatory iron-sulfur-containing complex subunit RicT, with protein sequence MCYARDLDLRVGYRVVVETELGEFIGKVALTPRRRQPHTRPYNILRLATREDLRRDDEHREKGREIREEARKLARDHRIEKVFFIGCDLSLDGSYVEVKYQADREADLSPVREGIERRYGVRAALRRFTFIERSGSAGGCDTCGRPLCCAIWSGARNLGPVNIRLAKQQGVTPNEKILGCCGEVKCCMRYEHEVYKEFKERAPFKNSRVRLGEREGRVVDYSMVRDAVFVKFGPQRDDTELVPLSRLAPYNEGIRPAGDEEDA
- a CDS encoding ATP-binding protein, which gives rise to MSGTQVFEGIVGNRVVQSVLERALRSGEIPHAYLFHGPEGVGKRTVARRFGAALVTGGEAAAFERALRGLHPDLTEVEPEGAFTTIGQVREVLRLAASRPFEGERRVFVLRADTLNVQAANALLKTLEEPEGGVVFLLLAASRGAVLPTIASRAQSLRFDPVPREEVARFLAERGCREPDLAAALGRGSVGLALRYAEERELQELREAVLDAVLGPLRDFEDVHRAAGRIAGLAGKVGEKREREALSAVEGPDRAARERARRAGRAARDGAVREALGLLSTVYRDAAAIAAGAPELVINIDREEELRRVVREREGVDWAEAAVRAGEAAFDLAYNVSPEAILEVTLSELRRKTSGNSPGW
- the tmk gene encoding dTMP kinase, translating into MEGVDFCGKSTLVRGLGERLRGAGMPVRFSREPGGTPAAERIRELLLDPRGEMDPWTEAYLYAAARADHVRLLILPALERGEAVICERFLDSSLAYQGRGRGLGMENVRRLNLWAVGDLVPDVTFYLRVGEEERLRRARASGVPPDRIERSGSGFMRRVEEGFEEIARRDPGRVRILDGTLPPSELTEMVARELRGYTRGG